The nucleotide window TTAGTCCCTAAGTTGTAGCTTTATTCTAATTTTGATCCTTTTGGTCCTTAAAACTAACAAAGTTAAACAATTAACCAACgcactcaatttttttaaaagaaaattggcACAGGATCAAAGTAAGAAGGTGGTCGGCATCTTTCGaaacattttctatttttatatagttaGTGTTGTTATTTGATTGCAGTTAGCGCGCTCGACTAATAAAAGGTCATGAGTTCAAgctttaaaaacaattttttaaatatatatgcaGTAAGATTGTGTATAATAACCTTTCAGCATAAATCATAAAATGCAGGAAATACTAGTGTGATTAAGTCAATTTGAATGGAGGTCgtgaaaataattattcttgatattaattgataatttaaaataaatagtagtAAGCAAATTAAGCTATACTAAGGGGAGCATGATATACCTCTTAATTTTGCTATTGTAATACTATTAAACTTACGTATGAAATCTAAATCAGCaataatgtttttaaatattgaaattcAATATGTAAATATAAGTTAGATTGATTAACTTACTAGCTCAAACATATTagcaaaatatttcttaaaaaatcttaattaaaGTAACAATCATCACATACTACCAAAGGGATATGGTGTAGTAGACGAGATTGTTCCTTTCTTAATTCACGATCACAGTTTCAAGTATTGAATATAAAAAGATAACTAAATAAGGAAACTGATATACCCCCAAATGAGCTCCTATCCGATGAGAATCTAGTTAATGAAACTCGAAAAATACTTGACAGAAAGCCTACTCTCGAATGGGCCCCACCTAATGAGAATCTGAATTGATCGATTTTTAATGTGGATACGAGACACcgaaagaaaaagggaaaattaagtaaataccccataaaaacaaaataattacaaacatatacctCTTACATTCATACCCCACTAAATAATTGCACTATATAACCCCCAACcacccctccaaaaaaaaaaaaactaaataattacactatatacccCCCCCTcccaccacaaaaaaaaaaatcgcttaacttgtgtgtgtgtgtatatatatatatatatatatattactgtatttgttttattaagactgataattttgattaactgatactaaatcagtatatatatattgcattgATATTATTAAGGTTGAAAATTTCGATTAATTGATATGAAAAATTATCAATCTTAATGAATGGGTTATGagctataatttattttatttttttagagaatgaatatttcttaaattactTTGAATTAGAGTatgaatatgaaattatttttaattttatggttCATTTATTAGTTAtccaaggaaaaaaaaaactttaagagAGACCTTTTCGTACTTtctgtatatataatataataatgccGCACTTGAAGTGGATCTCGAGCCTTACGTTTGTTGTGCCACATGACAACATCACATTGGCTTCGATAATCTGACGTAACTTGCAAGACTTTGTAAGCTTCTCCATTTCCAATCATTCTTACTATTTttcatcccaaaaatatactcaatACTGATCTTATCTCTAAGCCATGGGACAAATTCTTGAAAAATTTCAAGGTAATTAATTTATATCATCTTCTTATATGATTATGCTTCTTTAATTCACAAATCATGTAGTTTGCATCTTGTTTGTGATCTATTCTAGCTCAAATTTGTAGTCACAATCGATCTTGGTTACACTGGATGAAGTTGATATTAcgatttatattttaattttctgcTTGTTTGGTTACATCGGTATGTTCTTTGTCAAACCGCTCTGCTATGCAATACTTGAGCCAACGGTTTATCGAAAACAATATCTCTGCCTCCACGGGGTAAGGGGTATGGTTTATGTACACACTACCCTCTTCAGACCCTACTTGTGGAATTTCACCGcgtgtgttgttgttgttgactatTTGTTGCAGGCAAGCAATGGAGAGAAAGACAGATGCGGAAGATAACAGACAAGGTGTTTTATCGTTTCACAGATGAAACAGGAAAAGCTTATCTCAAGTTTGAAGACCTTTACATTGCTGTTCTACTTGTCTACAAGTAActcactgttttttttttttttaataataacttTTTCAGGCTAATCTTTTGAGTTCACTACATCTAATGTCTTGTGTTGTTGCAGTGATATCAACAAGCATTTGCCTGGTCCTCACTTTGATCCTCCTTCTAAAGAAGAAGTTAGAGCCTTGATGCAGGTACAAATTCAGATGAATTTAGTAGCTTTTGCTTAAACTCACTAACTAAAACGAGCTATGAATTCGGTGGTAAGTTCTGAATATttccataaacttcaaattttggcTCTGCCTCTGATAGTAATAAACCCAACAATGCATCTTGCATTCCTTCTCTGTTgttcagactcttcaaaaatgccaTTAGGTGTGTCAGGTCCTCCAAAGTAAGGTATTTTTGAAAGATTCAACAGGGGTGTGGCATCAATTTTGGaaagtccgagcaacatagctagCAACTTTAATCATGCCATATTATGGTATTAGGGggattgtttcctttttatcacaGTATTATTTATCTTCTTGTTTTTCCTTGGCACAGGAATGTGATATGAATCTTGATGGTGAACTAGATCATGAAGAATTTGTCAAATTTGTGAAAAGATTAACAAAGGATACCTTCATCATTGTGAGTCAGGGACTGATTATTACTTTGGCAGTAGCACCAACAGTTGCTCTGTTAACAAAGAGGACAACAGAAGGAGTCCCTGGTGTTGGGAAAGTAGTGCAAAAAATACCAAATGCTGTTTATGCCTCTTTAGTTACCCTTACAATTGTCATGTTTCAGAAAGCAGCTGAGGCTAAGGcaatttgaaatttgttttcTTACAGAACCAAGTTTCTCCTTATGTGTTATGTGTATAAGATAACAGACATCTGCTACGCTTGCAAGTTGATCTTTGAGCATCTCATCTCTTGTGATTTTTGCTTATGTAAATCCTAGTAGTAGTGTAATATGCGAGCTCATGTTTTGGTTGGGCAGCTCACAGCTTTCATATTGTGTTTTGCACAATTGGTGATGAGTAGCTTTCTTACCACTAGGAAACATAATACCTGATAGTTCAGATATAAAACTcgcaaaaaaataatacttcaagTGTGTTTTTGACCATTATCTCTGACGAATGATCAATTTTGAGCCTAAACTGGTGTAATGTTCAGTTGATCTTGACTCTACAaatagacaattttttttgagctCCCCAGAGCAAGATTATTTGCTCCAATGGCTGAAAACTTGTTTTTTTCGCCACTTTTCTGCATTATTTGAAGAGTTCAAGTATGTGCATTGACATAGTAGGTTGAACTTACAACATGCACCTCTTCATCGCAAACTTGATATAGTAACATGAAAAATGGAGTAACAACATGCTATAATTGGTTGAATTGAAGTAAATTTGTACAATATTACCCTCACGGTGTCATGAAGAGAAAATGAATTTATTGTTCCCAAACATCCGAGGGAAAGAAATGGATACGAAAACCATAAATCTCTGAAAGGAGTACGTTGTTACAGATTAGTATAATCAATGAACATCCACACGACAAACATCATACATACAACAGGAAGTTGTTAATGGGAAAAGACGAAGGAATTCACAAGCCATGCTGGCAGATTTGCCAATTTACCACTCGAAGGAACCTTTAATATCATCCAAGCTCTGCCCAAGGGAATGCCTGCCAAAAGAGAAGGAATAAGTAGAAACTAGAGATTCAGATTGCATCCCAAAGGGTAAACAAAGGTGAAAGGAGCTCATTTGATTTGCTTTGAAGTTAATTCAATGAGAAAGGTTGCAGAAAGTAAGACTCCATTCTGTGTATACAAACATTATCCGGTATCAGACAtcatatgctctagtttttatTTCAACAGAATATAAGCATGAGGAGGGGTAGACAGTAGAAGAAAAAAGGTTTAAAGAGAATTATTTTCAGCGACTAGTTTCATCTGCTTCACTGCTTGTTACCAGTTCAGACACGAGTTCGCACTCTGTAAAAGCGCCTGGTATTAGTACCATCCCTACAAGCTTTAAGTCTGCTAACTGACAGTATTTTGAGAGAGAAATGTCAACCAGGCCTATTAAAACTGTTGTAGGTTTGTAATTAGGTGGGAAGTAAATATCAAGGTGTAGTGAACTGATTGCAATATTTTGGAAGGGGTGTAAAGATTTGGCAAGTTTTATGAGATCAACTTCACATAAAAGACTTCTTGATCATAGTATCAACATTTTATAgtcatttgtttcttttttgtttactttctttttcatgttcTTATTCTACTATTAGGCAAGACCAGAAAACCATACGTCGCAAAAAGTGCAAGTAGCATACTGCGCACATATACAGGCTAGAGGATAAAATGAGAGAAGTTTTGAGATGGTTTGGTCATGCTACGCAGATCTTAGATACTCCGGTCCATATGTATGAAACCATAGTAATTGCAGATGTTAAATAGGGACAAGGTACTTTCTCAAAAAGATAGAGGGACAAGGTAAAcctaaaatcaaaagaaaacgATACTGTAGTGAAACAAATGCAATCTCTTGGAAGTTGGAATCCAGGCAGATTTAACAGAAAGTAGAGCACAATGGAAAAATAATCTATATAGGTGATATTGACCAGTAGGGATTCACTGATCAAGACTATCATGTTGTACGCTTACTTTAGGTCCAATGTTCAGCTAGGAGTTTGAGATTTGCACGCAAATGCAAGATACAGAGAACTTCAAAACCtaaattagtaaatatttgACTGAGACAGATCTAAATGGAGCGACATGGATAGTGATGATTCGTATAACCGGCCCCAACTAGTTTAGAATTGAGGCGTTAATAGTTGTTCTGGTTCTCACTCTAAAATTCATGATTTTTCAAGCTGTCACCACAGAATGTGATAGTACTTCTAGGATCAATAACGGGAGACTGCCCCCTCACCCACTTTTCCCTGAAGATAAACTTGATGAACTAAAGTAATCCGCTTTCTGCATGGATTATCTAAAAGAACCAGAGCATTCATCAGAAAAAGAGAATCTGAATCCCATTCAACAAATTTGTAGGAATCTCTAGTGCGCATCTCCTAGGTCAAAACATTTgttttttaacaaaattatcTTCTCAAACCTGAGGAGCTCATCTTACTTTGTACTTCTATGTGTTTGTTAACAAGTTGAAGCAGATAAACGATTAACTAAAACTTGGTCATGGAAATGTCTTGTTAGCCTTTGCTTCGCCGTCAAGGTTAAGTTAATGCTCTGAATATACTAATTGTAAAGCTATTGAGTATACAAAATTCAACATTCaccttcaaattcaagataaagATTAtctgttaaaaaatatattaactttAATGCTTATATGCTACAATCCAAGCAAGCATCAGGAACATGCTTCATGAAAACACTGAAGACGACTGTCTATCATCCTCCGATCCTCAAATTTGTCCTTATCCCATTTAACCCATCCTACCAATAGAAACCAATTGTAACTTAACCTACTTGCCCAAAGTGACCTTTTATGCCTCTCTGAAACGTTATGTAGCAACACTAACACAACTTGAGAATAACCTTATTCTCAGTTTTGTTTACACCCTAGTTTACATTGGTCCACAGAAGCACATTAGAAATTCCATCAGGAAGCCAAGTGCAATatggatttttaaaaaaaaggtcaaGTAATATGTTGGACCCCATAAACTGCTAGACTCGCTAGCAACTACGAGGCCATGGAAAACTAAAAAACATCTTGAATGTATATACCACCACTAAGGAATTTATATATCTGAGTCTGCGCATCAGAAGGCATATAGGTTTTAGTCTTAGACAAAACCCATTGAAAGGCCTGAAGAAATGTCACACAGCTTTAAGCATGCTTACTCTGTTGGAAGATTCTGTATAGTTCATTTTGTTGCTTATATTGCTTATCAGCAGAGAAAAATGAACAATATTCATACAGATGAGCTCACTAATTTCCGAATTGGTAACAGAGAATCCTTCATTAGTACAACTACCAGACCTCTCAAGCTAATCCTTCATTTTGTTGATCATAGAATGCACTTAGAACTGTTGGATCACACTAATTACAACCTAACACCATCAGAAATAATAACTGCAAACAAGAGTTGATCCTAATTTCCTAATGCCGGACAAAATGAAGTTGCAGCTGAACCAAATAACAGTGAACTTGGAAAAGAAAGTACGAAATAGAAATAAGCCTCATTGCCAACTCTTAACCAGTCTCATCGTACAATTTCTGCCATTTGTAGTGGCAGCAATACTGAAAAGTCAAAACTCATGGTGACCACATAGATTTTGATACGTAAATAGAGGTCCTAGTTGTGATTATATCCTCCTCGGAAAGCATATAAAGTTACTTTTGAGTTTTGACAGCACTGCAGATTCCAATTCCATCACCAAATATGACAACCAAAAAAGGGAGATAGATGGCACAAGGTAACAACATACATAATAGGAATGAGTTTCATACGCAAAATATCAAGGAGTTCTACTTTCTCTAACAACTCATAACTCTCAGATTAAATCATCAAATTAACAAAGACAATAGCAACCGTATATTTCATACAATACAAAAGTTATAGGCTTCTTACTTGTGCATGCAGTACTTGTATTCTTGACTCCTTACTGTATCTTTTTCCCCTTCCTCCAACTAATTCAAAACACACCAATACATATACTCAGCATCATGAACATAAAGATAAACATCTCAACATGCCAGGAGAAACATTCAAATATAAGTTTTTCTTACAGGATCACTTTGATAAACGCGCTCATAACAAACTGGTGACAAGCATTGTAGAGCACAATTCTCCTTGTCTACTGCTGTAGCAATGCACTTCT belongs to Solanum stenotomum isolate F172 chromosome 1, ASM1918654v1, whole genome shotgun sequence and includes:
- the LOC125847528 gene encoding uncharacterized protein LOC125847528; the encoded protein is MGQILEKFQGKQWRERQMRKITDKVFYRFTDETGKAYLKFEDLYIAVLLVYNDINKHLPGPHFDPPSKEEVRALMQECDMNLDGELDHEEFVKFVKRLTKDTFIIVSQGLIITLAVAPTVALLTKRTTEGVPGVGKVVQKIPNAVYASLVTLTIVMFQKAAEAKAI
- the LOC125847560 gene encoding uncharacterized protein LOC125847560; this translates as MASIHNSQKIVIFVIFCLLFLSSSPTVLAKSRRPISDAEIREKKLQCYADIESGLWGQKCIATAVDKENCALQCLSPVCYERVYQSDPLEEGEKDTVRSQEYKYCMHKHSLGQSLDDIKGSFEW